One region of Oligoflexus sp. genomic DNA includes:
- the scpA gene encoding methylmalonyl-CoA mutase, producing the protein MSNSYRTGSQDPSAWENLARKDLGTAPLETLTRQTPEGVPIKALYTAKDLEAVESLDTLPGFAPYTRGPRATMYTVKPWTIRQYAGFSTAEESNAFYRQNLAAGQMGLSIAFDLATHRGYDSDHPRVMGDVGKAGVAIDSVEDMKILFDQIPLEKMSVSMTMNGAVIPILAAYIVAGEEQGVKTEQLSGTIQNDILKEYMVRNTYIYPPEPSMRIVGDIIAYTAHRMPRFNSISISGYHMQEAGANSAIELAFTLGDGIEYVRAAIARGLKVDEFAPRLSFFFAIGMNFYMEVAKLRAARTLWYKLMKQFEPKDPRSSMLRTHCQTSGYSLTEQDPYNNIIRTTIEAMASVFGGTQSLHTNSFDEAVSLPSNFSARLARNTQLIIQEETDICHVVDPFGGSYFMESLTQDLMNEAERILREVEEAGGMVKAIQQGMPKLKIEEAAARKQARIDSGQDVIVGVNKYKTKEESKFEVRDVDNTKVREQQVARLQEIRKKRDAARVKATLDALEAGARGTGNLLELAVDCMRARATVGEVSDAMRRVFGEHRAPIQSVSAVYAAEYKMKSDFEDARRAISAFAEQEGRQPRILIAKLGQDGHDRGAKVIATGFADLGFDVDIGPLFQTPEEAVKQAIENDVHVIGISSQAAGHKTLVPRLIELLKQQNAGDIAVVVGGIIPQQDYDFLFKSGAAAVFGPGTPVPTAAVETLDAIKKKRKG; encoded by the coding sequence ATGAGCAACTCCTATCGCACAGGCAGCCAGGACCCATCCGCCTGGGAGAACCTGGCTCGCAAGGATCTCGGTACGGCACCTCTCGAAACTTTGACCCGACAGACTCCAGAAGGTGTGCCGATCAAAGCACTGTATACCGCCAAAGATCTGGAAGCGGTGGAGTCTTTGGATACCCTGCCAGGCTTCGCCCCTTATACGCGCGGGCCGCGAGCCACGATGTATACGGTAAAGCCCTGGACCATTCGTCAGTACGCGGGCTTCTCCACAGCCGAGGAATCCAACGCTTTTTACCGGCAAAACCTCGCTGCTGGGCAGATGGGTCTTTCGATCGCCTTCGATCTGGCGACCCATCGCGGTTATGACTCCGATCATCCGCGCGTGATGGGGGATGTGGGAAAAGCCGGTGTGGCCATTGATTCGGTCGAGGATATGAAAATACTCTTCGATCAGATTCCGCTCGAAAAAATGAGCGTATCCATGACGATGAACGGCGCTGTGATTCCGATACTCGCGGCCTATATCGTCGCGGGTGAAGAGCAGGGCGTGAAAACTGAACAGCTGTCGGGAACGATTCAGAACGACATTCTGAAGGAATATATGGTGCGCAACACCTATATCTATCCGCCCGAACCTTCGATGCGCATAGTCGGGGATATCATAGCCTATACCGCGCATCGCATGCCGCGTTTCAACAGCATCAGCATCAGCGGTTATCACATGCAGGAGGCCGGCGCGAATTCGGCGATTGAACTGGCCTTCACTTTGGGTGACGGCATCGAGTATGTGCGCGCGGCGATCGCTCGCGGGCTGAAGGTGGATGAGTTTGCGCCCAGGCTCTCGTTTTTCTTTGCGATCGGCATGAATTTCTATATGGAAGTCGCCAAGCTGCGGGCTGCGCGTACGCTTTGGTACAAGCTGATGAAACAGTTCGAACCGAAAGACCCGCGTTCATCCATGCTCAGGACGCACTGCCAGACTTCGGGATATTCACTGACGGAACAGGATCCTTATAACAACATCATAAGGACCACGATCGAAGCCATGGCGTCGGTCTTCGGGGGAACGCAGTCGCTGCACACCAACTCGTTTGATGAAGCGGTGAGTCTTCCTTCGAATTTCTCGGCCCGCCTGGCCCGGAACACGCAGCTGATCATCCAAGAGGAAACGGATATCTGTCACGTCGTCGATCCTTTCGGTGGCAGTTATTTCATGGAGTCCCTGACCCAGGACCTTATGAACGAAGCCGAGCGCATCCTGCGCGAAGTGGAAGAGGCGGGCGGGATGGTGAAGGCCATTCAGCAGGGCATGCCGAAGCTCAAGATCGAGGAGGCTGCAGCGCGGAAGCAGGCGCGTATCGACTCCGGGCAGGATGTGATCGTCGGCGTGAACAAGTATAAGACCAAAGAGGAATCCAAGTTCGAAGTGCGGGATGTGGATAACACCAAGGTGCGCGAGCAGCAGGTGGCCCGTCTTCAGGAGATTCGTAAAAAACGGGACGCGGCTCGTGTGAAAGCCACACTGGATGCCTTGGAGGCTGGCGCGCGTGGGACCGGAAATCTTTTGGAATTGGCGGTCGATTGCATGCGCGCCCGCGCGACCGTCGGCGAGGTGTCCGATGCCATGCGGCGCGTGTTCGGGGAGCATCGCGCACCGATTCAATCCGTAAGCGCGGTTTATGCAGCGGAGTATAAGATGAAGTCTGATTTCGAGGATGCGCGCCGTGCGATCTCTGCCTTTGCCGAACAGGAAGGACGTCAGCCGCGTATTTTGATCGCCAAGCTTGGACAGGACGGACATGATCGCGGTGCGAAAGTCATTGCAACCGGCTTTGCGGACCTCGGTTTTGATGTCGATATCGGACCTTTATTCCAGACGCCGGAAGAGGCTGTAAAACAGGCCATTGAAAACGATGTGCATGTCATCGGCATCTCGTCCCAGGCGGCGGGTCACAAGACGCTGGTGCCGCGTTTGATTGAACTCCTGAAACAGCAAAATGCCGGTGACATCGCGGTCGTGGTGGGTGGTATCATTCCCCAGCAGGATTATGATTTCCTCTTCAAGAGTGGAGCGGCTGCCGTTTTTGGTCCCGGAACTCCGGTGCCAACGGCGGCGGTGGAAACTTTGGATGCGATCAAAAAGAAGAGGAAGGGATGA
- the meaB gene encoding methylmalonyl Co-A mutase-associated GTPase MeaB has product MSIDIQALEAALVSGESRGLAKALTLIESRRPEHRLLAGKLLSAIYPKTGRANRIGITGSPGVGKSTFIEALGKFFLEQGHRLAVLAIDPSSPRSHGSILGDKTRMEELSVNPNCFIRPSPSGLSLGGVARRTRECVLLCEAAGYDTIIIETVGVGQSETLVSSMVDAFVFLQLPNAGDQLQGIKKGILELADLVVVTKADGAFEQAARRAVVDHELALHYMQPDPDRLPVRVMSCSAVEKKGLREIYVTLLGNLKTLETDGRLQKRRRQQREEWFDSELQDQLMDLLLRDPNFKKDTQTLKTKVTGGSLSPTEAAQQAISSLQLKGLQGVPRF; this is encoded by the coding sequence ATGAGCATCGACATTCAGGCTCTGGAAGCGGCGCTGGTATCCGGAGAAAGCCGGGGTCTGGCGAAGGCTCTGACTTTGATCGAAAGTCGGCGTCCCGAGCATCGACTGCTGGCCGGGAAACTGCTTTCCGCCATCTATCCCAAAACCGGCCGGGCGAATCGCATCGGAATTACAGGTTCACCGGGCGTGGGCAAGTCGACTTTCATTGAAGCTCTGGGGAAATTTTTTCTGGAGCAGGGGCACAGGCTCGCTGTGCTGGCGATCGATCCCAGCTCGCCGCGATCCCATGGCAGTATTCTGGGCGACAAGACCCGCATGGAAGAGCTGTCGGTGAATCCGAACTGTTTTATTCGACCCTCGCCATCCGGGCTTTCCCTGGGCGGCGTCGCAAGGCGCACGCGGGAATGCGTGCTGCTCTGTGAGGCGGCGGGCTATGACACCATCATCATTGAAACGGTGGGCGTCGGCCAGTCGGAGACTCTCGTGAGTTCGATGGTGGATGCCTTCGTGTTTCTGCAGCTGCCCAATGCCGGGGATCAACTGCAGGGCATCAAGAAGGGTATTTTGGAACTTGCCGATCTGGTGGTGGTGACCAAGGCCGATGGTGCGTTTGAACAGGCGGCCCGACGCGCGGTTGTGGATCATGAGTTGGCGCTTCATTATATGCAGCCCGATCCTGATCGACTGCCGGTGCGGGTGATGTCCTGCAGCGCAGTGGAAAAAAAGGGCCTGCGTGAGATCTATGTAACGCTTCTCGGGAATCTAAAAACCCTGGAGACGGATGGGCGTTTGCAGAAGAGGCGACGGCAGCAGCGCGAGGAATGGTTCGATTCCGAGCTGCAGGATCAGTTGATGGACCTTTTGCTCCGGGATCCGAATTTCAAAAAAGATACCCAGACGCTGAAAACAAAGGTCACGGGCGGATCGCTTTCCCCAACGGAAGCGGCCCAGCAGGCGATTTCAAGCCTGCAGCTCAAAGGTTTGCAGGGTGTGCCGAGGTTCTGA
- a CDS encoding transglycosylase SLT domain-containing protein: protein MPMLRSAWTAVLMLCVSCADPLPPASSELSGYPVSLAYASAPVMMASRQPTESDLAAFIRRQVPVWGLRPQSPELLASAIRTLAMDFDLDARILTAMIAQESAFDARAVSPTGAVGLTQLTISGINEFLDQSGVVYEHLGNRVYAGSGTTYFQDAIQKHWTSFPVGKTLADFTARTEWARSCKERIFSQPDQYGAQIIAGATILKAAIAYVCAQNSRCTTETMGDAEWIRAGLERYNGDNTPRADGELTKVHYARQIMKAVMQMNF from the coding sequence ATGCCCATGCTGCGTTCTGCATGGACCGCCGTGCTTATGCTCTGCGTGTCCTGCGCCGATCCTTTGCCTCCTGCGTCCAGCGAACTGTCCGGTTATCCCGTTAGCCTTGCCTATGCTTCAGCTCCTGTGATGATGGCGAGCCGTCAACCAACTGAGTCCGACCTTGCCGCCTTTATCCGCCGTCAGGTTCCCGTCTGGGGGCTTCGGCCTCAGAGTCCCGAGCTTCTCGCTTCGGCTATTCGCACCCTGGCCATGGATTTTGATCTGGATGCCAGGATACTGACGGCGATGATCGCTCAGGAATCGGCCTTCGATGCGCGGGCGGTTTCTCCGACTGGCGCTGTGGGTCTGACCCAGCTCACGATCAGTGGCATCAATGAATTTTTGGATCAAAGCGGTGTCGTGTATGAACACCTCGGCAATCGCGTCTATGCCGGCAGCGGGACCACTTATTTTCAGGACGCCATTCAAAAACACTGGACCAGTTTTCCCGTGGGAAAAACGCTCGCGGATTTCACCGCACGCACCGAATGGGCCCGGTCCTGCAAGGAACGCATCTTCTCGCAGCCGGATCAATACGGAGCCCAGATCATAGCAGGCGCCACCATTCTGAAAGCAGCGATCGCTTATGTCTGTGCCCAGAATTCACGCTGCACAACGGAAACCATGGGAGATGCGGAATGGATACGCGCAGGCCTGGAACGCTACAACGGGGATAATACGCCACGCGCCGATGGGGAGTTGACCAAGGTGCATTACGCGCGGCAGATCATGAAGGCTGTGATGCAGATGAATTTTTGA
- a CDS encoding TonB-dependent receptor, with protein sequence MLQDRRIYLLRRIMPAARTWLSLLLSCFVLVGGSQKAWAQMTSASYRGTVLDSEGKPVADADVVLEMPSAQVKKEVKSTASGQFAFSGLRVGGPYTLKASKAGLQTSTKEGIQLNAGNNTGDVITLGKAEVIKVTAAREMQVSTKSAYFASDIQNAPTIRNDIKDVIRRAPDAVVDNGRLSVGGANNRFNSITVDGMRQDDSFGLNSSGYPTSRSPISLAAIQEISVERSPFDVRYGNFLGGGINVITKSGTDEFQGSVSYTRQTDGLTGKKTKDRSYKSDFEQNQVGVSLSGPVIQDKLYFFANVEGLKSTTPASVGALGSGKPFEVERVTVDDVAQVQDISRRVYGFDAGVPSKSGKEDDLKALLKLDYTINDDHRLELKYQRAQGTNINAGGSDDRRLNLTSYGYERKDTMDSGSVRLFSDWSDALSTKFELSNKKVKTEQTPLNGNGFMEAEVKTAAGGSIYLGPDRSRHANELENSSNIIGAEANYLLDEHLITGGVQVEQIDIYNLFVPNSQGSATYDSIAAFEAQTPSRLLYANAVTNNVKDAAADWGYSVSTVYLQDEWQLTPRLTARGGVRTELYSAKGSIERNENFVNRYGFSNTEDLSGKQAILPRLGLAYKANDDLRVRGGFGLFGGGTPGVWISNSYTNTGVSTDDVDTRNPALMNGFNGREIPPAISSQLVAGDGNVDALDPDFKIPQSYKFQTGFDYTFDIPDVVDDVQFDLSYTYTKTRYGLTWKDLRRNNSSFANNLPTATGPDGRAIYDTTPSAGTAGQEFEVARGYDMLMTNTDKGYGHTASMSLYKRFNNGWNVSTGYAWQDVQEVNPGTSSVSTSNYGQVAIQYDPNDPGLDRSIYETKHRITLSTGYETSFFEDLTSSVNFFFERRSGQPYSFTMGGNRDTLGRMYGESSAFSGRNRMLFYVPKGDGSDVILNGIDEGEFNAFLNKYGLDKYRGKIAPRNAFFSDWVQKLDMRLAQDLPGFGATGKARIALDIENLPNFLNKKWGQVKQVDFPYMAAVADVGYDAASNRYIYSKLRTTEPDTVRLLESVWKMQIGVSYSF encoded by the coding sequence ATGCTTCAGGATCGACGTATTTATCTTTTGCGAAGGATCATGCCAGCGGCCCGGACCTGGCTCTCTCTTTTACTAAGCTGTTTTGTTCTGGTCGGTGGTTCTCAAAAAGCCTGGGCGCAGATGACTTCGGCCAGCTATCGCGGAACTGTGCTCGATTCTGAAGGCAAACCTGTGGCGGATGCCGACGTTGTGCTGGAAATGCCTTCCGCGCAGGTCAAGAAGGAAGTCAAATCCACAGCCAGCGGCCAGTTCGCCTTCAGCGGTCTGCGCGTCGGCGGCCCCTATACTCTGAAAGCATCCAAAGCCGGTCTGCAGACGTCCACCAAAGAAGGCATCCAGCTGAATGCCGGCAACAACACGGGTGACGTCATCACTTTGGGTAAGGCTGAAGTGATCAAAGTCACTGCGGCTCGGGAAATGCAGGTTTCCACCAAGTCCGCTTACTTTGCGAGCGATATTCAAAACGCTCCCACGATTCGCAACGATATCAAGGACGTCATTCGTCGCGCGCCGGATGCTGTGGTCGACAACGGCCGTCTGAGCGTCGGCGGTGCCAACAACCGTTTCAACAGCATCACGGTTGATGGCATGCGGCAGGACGATTCCTTTGGTTTGAATAGCAGCGGTTACCCGACCTCACGCAGCCCCATCTCGCTCGCCGCGATTCAGGAAATCTCGGTTGAGCGTTCGCCCTTCGATGTTCGCTATGGAAACTTCCTGGGCGGCGGCATCAACGTCATCACCAAATCCGGTACCGATGAATTCCAAGGTTCCGTGAGTTACACTCGCCAAACCGATGGCCTGACAGGAAAGAAAACCAAGGATCGCAGCTATAAATCTGATTTCGAACAAAATCAGGTCGGCGTCTCGCTGAGCGGTCCTGTCATCCAGGATAAACTTTACTTCTTCGCCAACGTCGAAGGTCTTAAGTCCACAACACCGGCATCGGTAGGGGCGCTGGGTTCGGGAAAACCTTTTGAAGTCGAGCGCGTGACTGTCGATGACGTCGCGCAGGTGCAGGACATCTCCAGGCGGGTTTATGGTTTCGATGCCGGCGTGCCTTCGAAAAGCGGCAAGGAAGATGATCTGAAAGCCCTTCTGAAACTCGATTATACGATCAACGATGATCACCGTTTGGAATTGAAATATCAAAGAGCCCAGGGCACCAATATCAACGCTGGTGGATCTGATGATCGCCGCCTGAACCTCACATCCTACGGCTACGAGCGTAAGGACACGATGGACAGCGGTTCCGTGCGCCTCTTCTCGGACTGGTCGGATGCTCTTTCCACCAAGTTCGAACTGAGCAATAAAAAGGTGAAGACCGAGCAGACTCCACTGAACGGCAATGGCTTTATGGAGGCTGAGGTTAAAACCGCGGCTGGTGGTTCCATTTATCTGGGACCTGACCGCAGCCGTCATGCCAATGAACTGGAAAACAGCAGCAACATCATCGGCGCGGAAGCCAACTACCTGCTCGATGAGCATCTCATCACAGGCGGCGTTCAAGTCGAGCAGATCGATATCTATAACCTCTTCGTTCCCAACAGCCAGGGTTCTGCGACCTATGATAGCATCGCGGCTTTCGAAGCCCAGACACCCTCGCGCCTCCTCTATGCCAATGCCGTCACCAACAACGTAAAAGATGCGGCTGCGGACTGGGGCTACAGCGTCTCCACTGTTTACCTTCAGGATGAGTGGCAGCTGACGCCGCGTTTGACCGCAAGGGGCGGCGTGCGCACGGAACTCTATAGCGCCAAAGGCAGCATTGAACGCAACGAGAACTTCGTCAATCGCTATGGCTTCAGCAACACCGAGGATCTGTCCGGCAAGCAGGCGATCCTCCCGCGGCTTGGTCTTGCCTATAAAGCCAACGACGATCTTCGCGTGCGCGGTGGTTTCGGCCTCTTCGGCGGCGGCACCCCTGGGGTTTGGATTTCCAACAGCTATACGAATACCGGCGTCAGCACAGATGATGTGGACACGCGTAATCCTGCGCTCATGAATGGTTTTAATGGTCGTGAGATTCCTCCAGCCATCAGCTCGCAGCTGGTTGCCGGTGACGGCAATGTCGATGCCCTTGATCCTGATTTCAAGATTCCACAGTCCTATAAGTTCCAAACTGGCTTCGACTACACCTTCGATATTCCGGACGTTGTGGACGATGTTCAGTTCGACCTGAGCTACACCTACACCAAGACCCGTTACGGCCTGACCTGGAAGGACCTGCGTCGCAACAATTCTTCCTTTGCCAATAACCTTCCGACGGCCACGGGGCCGGACGGTCGCGCGATCTACGATACGACTCCATCAGCTGGCACCGCTGGCCAGGAATTTGAGGTCGCTCGCGGCTACGATATGCTGATGACCAACACCGATAAAGGATACGGTCACACCGCGAGCATGAGCCTTTACAAGCGTTTCAATAACGGCTGGAACGTTTCCACTGGCTACGCCTGGCAGGACGTTCAGGAAGTGAACCCCGGTACCAGCTCCGTGTCGACCAGTAACTACGGTCAGGTTGCGATTCAATATGATCCTAACGACCCTGGTCTCGACCGTTCGATCTATGAAACCAAGCATCGCATTACGCTGAGCACAGGTTATGAAACCAGCTTTTTCGAAGACCTCACGTCCAGCGTGAACTTCTTCTTCGAACGCCGCTCGGGTCAGCCCTATAGCTTTACCATGGGTGGCAACCGCGATACCCTCGGCCGTATGTACGGCGAAAGCTCGGCCTTCTCGGGTCGTAACCGCATGCTCTTCTACGTTCCCAAAGGTGACGGCAGCGACGTGATCCTGAATGGGATCGACGAAGGTGAATTCAATGCCTTCTTGAATAAATACGGCCTCGACAAATATCGCGGCAAGATCGCTCCTCGCAATGCCTTCTTCAGTGATTGGGTCCAAAAACTCGATATGCGCCTCGCCCAGGATCTTCCTGGTTTCGGTGCAACCGGCAAAGCCCGTATCGCGCTGGATATCGAAAACCTGCCCAACTTCCTGAATAAAAAATGGGGCCAGGTGAAGCAGGTCGACTTCCCCTATATGGCCGCTGTTGCCGACGTTGGCTATGATGCCGCTTCGAATCGCTACATCTATAGCAAGCTGCGCACAACCGAACCCGATACCGTCCGTCTTCTGGAATCGGTTTGGAAAATGCAGATCGGCGTTTCCTACAGCTTCTGA
- a CDS encoding cytochrome P450 yields MIAASLLNLIRPKTPDFVPGPQRYAPLQFLTEMSRDPLGFLNLMQKEYGDVVRMPFAPAPIYLLTQPDMIGRVLLNTEKTNRKSFGYRRLKLLLGDGLVTSSGELWRTQRKLATPAFHQKAIHGFFEVMQDECLKLVEDLDRRIRINPLINISEEMSRLTFTIIVRILFSINMQSRSREVQDAMRVLQDYAHVLFYSVWRLPLAVPTPGNRKPNRALKKLDQIVYQLIQEHRENPDQYDDLLSHYLQSVDDESGAGMTDKLLRDEVITLMLAGHETTAATLSFAFELLAKNPRCLENLDREFAALPDANLKLGDLSRLDYTQQVFSEAMRLYPAAWAIGRESTEDIEFQDYRFKKGSTFICAQYLMHRHPKYWTEPELFRPERFSAEESKGRHPFAYFPFGAGQRSCIGSNLARLEGQVILSTLLRHFRMEPVPEAPYTIKPLITLVVDPGITLRLSRR; encoded by the coding sequence ATGATAGCAGCGAGCTTACTGAATCTTATCCGTCCGAAGACGCCTGATTTCGTTCCCGGTCCCCAGCGCTATGCGCCCTTGCAATTCTTAACGGAGATGTCCCGCGATCCCTTGGGTTTTTTGAATCTGATGCAGAAGGAATACGGGGATGTCGTGCGCATGCCCTTTGCACCGGCTCCGATCTATCTTCTGACTCAGCCTGATATGATCGGCCGCGTGCTCCTCAATACCGAGAAAACCAACCGAAAATCCTTTGGCTACCGACGCCTCAAACTCCTTTTGGGGGATGGGCTCGTGACGAGTTCGGGCGAGCTTTGGAGGACGCAGCGCAAGCTCGCCACTCCCGCGTTTCATCAGAAAGCGATCCATGGTTTCTTTGAGGTCATGCAGGACGAGTGTTTGAAACTGGTGGAGGACCTGGACCGTCGCATCAGGATCAATCCTTTGATCAATATCTCAGAAGAGATGTCGCGGCTGACCTTTACCATCATCGTTCGCATTTTATTCTCCATCAATATGCAGAGCCGATCCCGCGAGGTGCAGGATGCGATGCGGGTTCTGCAGGACTACGCGCATGTCCTTTTCTATTCTGTTTGGAGGCTGCCCCTCGCGGTTCCCACGCCAGGCAATAGAAAGCCCAACAGGGCGCTTAAAAAACTGGATCAGATCGTATATCAGCTGATCCAGGAGCACAGGGAGAATCCGGATCAGTACGATGATCTGCTGTCGCATTATCTGCAGAGCGTCGATGATGAATCCGGTGCGGGGATGACGGATAAGCTTCTGCGGGACGAAGTCATCACCCTGATGCTGGCCGGGCATGAAACCACGGCGGCGACCCTGTCCTTTGCCTTTGAGTTGCTCGCGAAGAATCCACGATGCCTGGAGAATCTGGATCGCGAGTTCGCGGCGCTGCCGGATGCGAACCTGAAGCTCGGTGATCTGAGCAGGCTCGACTACACCCAGCAGGTTTTTTCCGAGGCGATGCGACTCTATCCGGCAGCGTGGGCTATCGGGCGTGAATCGACCGAAGATATCGAATTCCAGGATTATCGCTTTAAAAAGGGCAGCACCTTTATCTGTGCGCAGTATCTGATGCATCGGCATCCGAAGTATTGGACCGAGCCTGAGCTGTTTCGCCCGGAACGATTCTCGGCGGAAGAATCGAAAGGGCGTCATCCCTTTGCGTACTTTCCTTTTGGTGCCGGTCAGCGTTCCTGTATTGGTTCCAACCTGGCTCGATTGGAAGGTCAGGTCATTCTTTCCACACTCCTCCGGCACTTCAGGATGGAACCGGTTCCTGAGGCGCCCTATACGATCAAACCCCTGATCACACTCGTGGTGGATCCAGGGATCACTTTGCGTTTAAGTCGCCGTTGA